Proteins encoded within one genomic window of Lynx canadensis isolate LIC74 chromosome B4, mLynCan4.pri.v2, whole genome shotgun sequence:
- the MGAT4C gene encoding LOW QUALITY PROTEIN: alpha-1,3-mannosyl-glycoprotein 4-beta-N-acetylglucosaminyltransferase C (The sequence of the model RefSeq protein was modified relative to this genomic sequence to represent the inferred CDS: deleted 1 base in 1 codon), with protein sequence MLKFYQMKHIFEILDKMRCLRKRSTVSFLGVLVIFLLFMNLYIEDSYVLEGDKQLIRETSTHQLNSERYVHTFKDLSNFSGAINVTYRYLAATPLQRKRFLTIGLSSVKRKKGNYLLETIKSIFEQSSYEELKEISVVVHLADFNSSWREVIVQDITQKFAHHIIAGRLVVIHAPEEYYPILDGLKRNYNDPEDRVRFRSKQNVDYAFLLNFCANTSDYYVMLEDDVRCSKNFLTAIKKVITSLEGTYWVTLEFSKLGYIGKLYHSHDLPRLAHFLLMFYQEMPCDWLLTHFRGLLAQKNVIRFKPSLFQHMGYYSSYKGTENKLKDDDFEEESFDIPDNPPANLYTNMNVFENYEASKAYSSVDEYFWGKPPSAGDVFVIIFENPILIKKIKVSTGTEDRQNDILHHGALDVGENVIDFKQSRQCVTYLRLGEFKNGNFEMSEVNQKIPFDIHCIRIYVTKTQKEWLIIRSISIWTF encoded by the exons ATgcttaaattttatcaaatgaagCATATTTTTGAAATACTGGATAAAATGAGATGCCTGCGAAAACGTTCCACAGTGTCATTTTTGGGAGTTcttgtcattttccttctctttatgaACTTGTACATTGAAGACAGCTATGTTCTG GAAGGAGACAAACAGCTTATAAGGGAAACATCCACACATCAGCTGAATTCAGAACGCTATGTGCATACTTTCAAAGATTTATCGAATTTCTCAGGAGCCATCAATGTCACATATCGCTACTTAGCTGCCACACCTTTACAAAGAAAGC GGTTTCTTACCATTGGACTGTCGTCAGTGAAacga aaaaaaggaaactatttacTTGAGACAATCAAGTCAATTTTTGAGCAGTCCAGCTACGAAGAGCTGAAGGAAATTTCAGTGGTGGTTCATCTAGCAGACTTTAATTCATCCTGGCGTGAGGTCATAGTCCAGGATATTACACAGAAATTTGCCCACCATATTATTGCAGGAAGATTAGTAGTTATACATGCTCCAGAGGAGTATTACCCAATCCTGGATGGCCTTAAAAGAAATTACAATGATCCAGAAGACAGAGTCAGATTTCGTTCCAAGCAAAATGTAGATTATgcttttctgcttaatttttgtgccaatacttcAGACTATTATGTAATGCTTGAAGATGATGTTCGATGTTCAAAAAATTTCTTAACTGCCATCAAGAAAGTCATTACATCCCTTGAAGGAACCTACTGGGTAACTCTTGAGTTCTCTAAGCTTGGCTACATTGGAAAACTTTATCATTCTCATGATCTCCCACGTTTGGCAcactttttattaatgttttatcaAGAAATGCCTTGTGATTGGCTACTGACTCATTTTCGGGGTCTTTTAGCTCAGAAAAATGTGATCCGTTTTAAACCATCTCTCTTTCAGCACATGGGTTATTATTCATCATATAAAGGGACTGAGAATAAGCTGAAAGATGATGATTTTGAAGAAGAGTCATTTGACATCCCCGATAACCCTCCTGCAAATCTGTATACCAACatgaatgtttttgaaaattatgaagcAAGCAAGGCTTATAGTAGTGTCGATGAGTACTTTTGGGGAAAACCACCTTCAGCAGGAGACGTCTTTGTGATTATATTTGAAAAtccaattttaattaaaaaaattaaagtgagtaCTGGAACAGAAGACCGGCAAAATGACATTTTGCATCATGGAGCCCTAGATGTTGGGGAAAACGTTATAGATTTCAAACAAAGTAGACAATGTGTTACTTACTTAAGACTAGGGGAATTCAAAAATGGAAACTTTGAAATGTCAGAGGTGAATCAAAAAATTCCATTTGATATTCATTGTATAAGGATATATGTTACCAAGACACAAAAGGAATGGCTGATTATTAGGAGTATTAGCATTTGGACTTTTTAG